From the Echeneis naucrates chromosome 7, fEcheNa1.1, whole genome shotgun sequence genome, the window ATCCCCTTTAACTTCCGATGATTAGCGCTCCGCCtcgtttgtttttctcaccgTCTTTCTTCGACTCGCCCGGTGAGTCTGTTCTACCTGCTCCACACCTGCTGTCGTGAACATGGCCGAAGCCCATCGGCCAGTCCTGGTCAAAAACCGCACTGACTTCTTCTTCCGGGTCTGCCGGTCTTTTCGGCGCAGCAACTTCCGGCTCATCAGTCTGTCGGTTACCGTGACAACCCCAACCAGCCATTAGCTGAGGCctacatctttttcttttttaaaagacGATTTCTCCTCAAACCCGTTTTTCTGTGTGGCCGATTTAAAGCTGGACATGGCATCATTTTAACGGTTGAAGTAATTTGAGTGTTAATAGCCGTAAAAGGAAGAATCAATCAATAGACGTCTTTTTGAATGGAGTTCGGGTCTAGGGTCTTAAAGACATTTCATCCAGTAATTTGCCACAGATTCGATCGGAAACGACTGGACAGATTTTGAGACCTGGATCAGCCTCAGACCAGGATCCAGACTGGGACATGGAGCAGTACAGTATTCTGGGTCGGATCGGTGAAGGAGCTCACGGCATCGTCTTCAAGGCCAAACACATAGAGGTAAGTCTGTAATCGACAATGGGTGTATTGATCAAAGTATATTGTGTGTTGATGGTTGTATCGATGGCCTCCCATCTGTCAGACAGGAGAGACGGTGGCTCTGAAGAAAGTGGCTCTGAGAAGGCTGGAGGACGGGATCCCCAACCAGGCTCTGAGGGAGATCAAGGCCCTGCAGGAGATCGAGGATAATCAGCATGTGAGCACGAGTGGAGGTCAGGTCATAAGTCAGAGGTCGGCCGATGACTCACTACTCCTCATCCGTCTCAGGTGGTGAAGCTGAAGGATGTCTTCCCTCACGGCACAGGCTTCGTCCTGGTGTTTGACTTCATGCTCTCTGACCTGTCCGAGGTTATCAGGAACTCCCAGCGACCTCTGACCCCAGCTCAGGTTAAAGGTTACATGATGATGTTACTGAAGGGTGTTGCATTTCTGCACCATAACAACATCATGCACAGGGTGAGAGGTCTCAAACAAAATGGGTTCTGTCCCTATCTCCTTCCAGAGAAGCcctgacctgtgtgtgtctgtgtctgtgtgtgtaggacCTGAAACCAGCCAATCTGCTCATCAGTTCTTCAGGTCACCTGAAAATTGCAGACTTCGGACTGGCCCGTCTGTTTAGTgaacagggagagagactgTACAGCCACCAGGTGGCCACCAGGTAACACAACACTTGACATCATCATGACAACACCAAACACCATCAGAGTGAAGGGGaggacagtgttgtgttgtgtgtgtgtgtgtgtgtgttcaggtggtACAGAGCTCCTGAACTTTTGTACGGAGCCAGGAAGTACGATGAGGGTGTCGACCTGTGGTAAgttccacccccaccccccccacccctgctCACCTGTGGCCCAATCAAAACTCATCATCAATATCTTACATGGTCGATTTGGtgcctgatgatgtcacaggaaAAGGTCCACATCTGTCCGGGTGTTCACCCTGTAGTGTCCCGGACAGAGTGTCCCTCCGTCTCTGCTGTAACAGGAATTCTGTGTGGACAGGACAGTAAAGTTTTCGACATGTGTCTCAGGGCCGTTGGATGTATCTTCGGGGAACTGCTGAACTCGTCTCCTCTCTTTCCTGGGGAGAACGACATTGAACAGCTCTGCTGCGTCCTCAGACTGCTGGGGACACCGACACAGGAGAGCTGGCCTGtaggacacacagagacacacagggacacactgagagacagagggagacacagagagacacactgagagacagagggagacacagagagacacactgagacatacagagacacacagggagaaaaagagacacacagggagaaaaagagacacacagagacgcacagggacacactgagacatacagagacacagcaggacatacagagacacaaagagacagagggacagagagggggaCAGACATGCACcgacatagacacacacaatgttgttgctgactgtgtgtgtctgtgtgtgtgtgtctccaggaGATGTTAGAGCTTCCAGACTACAATAAAATCACCTTTAAGGAGAATCCAGCCGTCCCGCTGGAGGACATTGTCCCTGACACGTGTCCCCAGGCCATCCACCTGCTCCAAAAGTTCCTGGTTTATCCATCCAATCAGCGCTGCTCAGCCGGACAGGTGGGAACATAAAGGGGGCGGAGCTACAGCTCACACAGGCTCTTCTTCAGGTTAATGAATCTGATGATGTATTGATCGATCTCTGCAGGCTCTCCTCCATCCCtacttcttctcctctcctcttccggCTCATCACTCAGAGCTGCCCATCCCTCAGAGGGGGGGCCGCCCCCCCCGCCAACGTCTACAAGCTCCACCCACTGATTTTTCCGTGGACCTGCCCCTGCACAATAGCGTCGTACATCCGGCGCTTCTGCGGGGCCACGCCTCCTGCCTCTGAGCTGGCCCATCATCTGAATGTTTCACATGTCATTTGttcactttaaataaaattactgaGTGCAAACAATCGATTGTTAAACTGACTTTGTGAAAGAGCAAGGTCAAagttcagactgagaccaggcTCAGGCTTCAGAGAGTCCCAAACATGAGTCCTGTTCAGACCTGTGGTTCTGGTATGAGAAGCTAAAGGTCACTGGTCTCACTGGTTATCAATGTTTTAtaccaacagcagcaaaatcAGATTGGCTGGAACAAAGTCCTGAACATGTTGTCTGACTGTCTCCGCCCTCACTTCCTgatcctccctcctcccccctacCTCCTCACCCACAGACAGCAGTCGGACTCTTTGCTCTGGCTGAGGTGACGGatcagctcttcctcctctgtgagTATCATCATCATTCCTTCAACCAGTTTTATTGTTTCCTTGGTTTGgatcacagagatcctgattgAAGGATTGGATTAGGGCTCACTCCTGTGTGAAGACTCATCCAGAACCAGGTTAAATTTTTGCTACATTTCATATTCCCAGGTTTCTGGTCTGTGAGGGTCCCGGGAGTTTGGTCAGATGCAGGTcctcctgttttgtgtgttttgttttttgtttaaattcagtGTTAACTACACAGTTCAAAAGGAAGTTCTTGATATGTCCGGCTCTGGTTCCGGTTCTGGTTCAGAAGGACCTgagagcagctgttggtgtcGTAGTCTTAAGTCAGTTTCCATGATGATTCAAAGGTCTTCAAGGTCCAG encodes:
- the cdk20 gene encoding cyclin-dependent kinase 20 isoform X1, whose translation is MEQYSILGRIGEGAHGIVFKAKHIETGETVALKKVALRRLEDGIPNQALREIKALQEIEDNQHVVKLKDVFPHGTGFVLVFDFMLSDLSEVIRNSQRPLTPAQVKGYMMMLLKGVAFLHHNNIMHRDLKPANLLISSSGHLKIADFGLARLFSEQGERLYSHQVATRWYRAPELLYGARKYDEGVDLWAVGCIFGELLNSSPLFPGENDIEQLCCVLRLLGTPTQESWPEMLELPDYNKITFKENPAVPLEDIVPDTCPQAIHLLQKFLVYPSNQRCSAGQALLHPYFFSSPLPAHHSELPIPQRGGRPPRQRLQAPPTDFSVDLPLHNSVVHPALLRGHASCL
- the cdk20 gene encoding cyclin-dependent kinase 20 isoform X2; the protein is MEQYSILGRIGEGAHGIVFKAKHIETGETVALKKVALRRLEDGIPNQALREIKALQEIEDNQHVVKLKDVFPHGTGFVLVFDFMLSDLSEVIRNSQRPLTPAQDLKPANLLISSSGHLKIADFGLARLFSEQGERLYSHQVATRWYRAPELLYGARKYDEGVDLWAVGCIFGELLNSSPLFPGENDIEQLCCVLRLLGTPTQESWPEMLELPDYNKITFKENPAVPLEDIVPDTCPQAIHLLQKFLVYPSNQRCSAGQALLHPYFFSSPLPAHHSELPIPQRGGRPPRQRLQAPPTDFSVDLPLHNSVVHPALLRGHASCL